From the Theropithecus gelada isolate Dixy chromosome 16, Tgel_1.0, whole genome shotgun sequence genome, the window TCTGCTGAGTAACTTGCACATGGCGCTAACAGAAAACCAGGATAGCAGGTTTGCCACAGTGACGCAGGCCTGCCCTTCCAGCCCTGCACATGTGtgccatcaggcaagagaaggctcagagagggagcTGGAACACACAACGTGCGCTTGTGCCTATCGTGGTGTCTCTCAAGAACgaaacatttattttgctctgGCCTGCAGCATACGGTACCAGGTAGCCCCATGGGACCGGATTGGGCCAGACTTGCTTCTGTCATTGTAGATgtcatttctatttttaggtAGGAAGCTTGGGTTAAGAGATAGGCCTCCTTGAGATGTTCGAGGGCAAGGGGTGGTGAGGAGAGGACAGTGGATGTGCCCACCGCACCCCAGCATGAAGGGCCAGGGAGTGCCACTCAAGCAATGGCAAGGCGTGGGGTGTTTCACTGACAGCTCCCCCTGGCTCCCCTGGCTGGACTTGCCCTGTGGATAGAGGCAGAAGAATTGGTTGCCGGAGTCTTTCCCAGCCAGGGTCAATCTGACAGGTTTGTTCTCTGGTGGCGAAAGGCGCGTTCCCTTTTTTCCGCTGTAGCAGAACATTTTGGGTCTTCCCAGAGGGGACATGACAGTGGGGAAAGAAGAGTTTTCTGATGGGGTGAGTAAAAAGAAGAGGAGCCTGTGCTTGCTTAAATCCCTTTGGAAAATTGTAATGGCAACCCATTGTCTTGTGTTGTTTCCTGTCTGGGTCCTGTGAGCCTTGGGGTGGGGGAATGGCTTGACCCACTTCAGAGGTTGGTACTTTTCTCTGCATCTAACACAGTGTCCTAACAGTTGAGAGAGATTGTGCCCTTGCCCCTGGTTTTGGTTAGAGCAGAAACACCTGAGATAACAAGAGTTTAAAACCCATGGGTGGCTTGGATTACATCGTGGAAGAAAGAAAACGGAGAAGGTGGCTGTTCAGCCCTCTCCATCCACCAACACGCTAGCTCCCTCTGGGCACTGGGAGCTGGCCGTTACCTGCTTGGTAttggagggggtgggggtgtaGCCCTTGGCGACGCACAGGCTCACAGCACTCCGTCCACAGGTTAATGTTTCAGCGGAGGAGATCCATGCAACTCTTCACTGGCCTTTTAGGAGATTTCGGGTTAAGGACCAGTACTTAATTGGAGTATGAGCTTTGCCTGGTACTGATCAGAACTGCGTTGAGGAGGTTGTCTTCCAGGCCCCAGTGAGATGGTGTTTGCCCAGTGTAATTACCAGGGACCCTTCCCTTGAGAGTAGTCTGAAATAAAGCTTTCCCTGGGGGCTGGAGGTTCTACTAGCGCTTCATGACCCAGCAGGTGTGGAGGCTCTTCGGGGGGTACTGAGGGTGGGGCATGCACTGAGCCCTGCCTACTTCAGAACTCGGCTCTTTTGTTATCTCCCTCAAGAGTAGAGTTTAGGAAcagaggtatttttaaaaaggaaacaaggagAGTCATATGCCAGCAGTCAGGCTGTGCGAGGGCTGGAGGGCAGAGCCCATGTTGCTCCTTGCCTGGGTGAGGGTTTCATGCATAGGCAGCTGCCCAGGGGATTGCTGGCATCTCCTTGCCCTGGGCTTCCTTCTCCTATTGAAAGTAAGTAGGTTGGACCGCGTGGCCACCAAGGCCACTTCTGGTTAGGATATGCTAGAATTTCCACGCAGCAGTGCACCGGCAGGAAGCTGTCTTAAGAGAGGTCGGAGAAAACTGGGGTATCATCGTTTTCCCAGCATTGCTTTCCTGTCTTCAGCTTGTTCTTACCCAAATGAAATGGGATGGCTGGTTACTGACCCTAGTGCAAAAAATGGGGTCTGACCTCTGCCTTGGGTATTTGATGATGTGTTTGCAGCAGACAGGATAAGCTATTGCAGGCCGACAGGAATAGGGTGCTGGAAGCCATAGAGTCCTATGTGATAGAAGGGGTATGCACTAGGGCTTCTCCCCCATTAACTAGTAAGTGTGCCTTCAGGGAACATGAGAAGGAGGTGCAGAACCGGAAGAGAGGCAAGAGGCCGAGAGGCCGGCCAAGGAAGCTCACTGCCATGTCCTCCTGCAGCCGACGCTCCAAGCTCAAGGTGGGTGGCTGCGCCAGGCGTACTGACCCCACCTCCCAGCACTCCCTTGGGGTAGGGGGCAGGCAGAGGGAGGGTTTGGGGCCCTCAGGAAGGGGGTGGCACTTCTGCCAACAGTCTGTCCCTCTACTCGGGAAACAGGAGCCCCCTTTCTTCCTGCCTCTCAGCTTCTGCTGCCCAGGAGCCCCAGCCGGCTGAGAGTTCCTCCCCGCCCCTCCCAGGggcttcctgcttcagcctgtcTTGCACGCCTCTCTGCTGGGTGGCAGGGTCAAACTGCTGCTGACAAGCACTCTTCACTCCCATGGGGTCCAGAAAGGAACAGGAAGCATGCGTACAGTAGGTGCTCATAGGATTGCCAACTAGATGTGACCCACAAGCCCAAGATTTTGGGCTACTCCAGGCCCACCTGTGAGTGTACCTTAAATCGAGGTGGCCAGAAAAGGCAGGGCTGACCAATAGCCAGGGGGTGCCGGAAGGGGCTTTGGAGGAGGGCAGAGGGACTGTGGACTGATGATGCGCTTCGGCCGTCTCGGTACCGTCCTGTCACCCCGCCACAGGTATGCAGGCACCCCTGGGGTCCATGGCAGGGCCCCTCCCTTCCCTGAGGACAGGTGAGGCAGGACAGGATCAGGGAGGAGGGCCTGGCCTCAGTCCCGGGTGCTGCTTTGATTCCCTCCTCCCGGCACTGTCCGTGGACCTCTGCATGTTGTGGCCACGAGCTCAGTCACTTACAGAACCCGCCTTTCCAGGAGGATTTCCTGAGTGAACGGGATTCTGTGCTGTAGAATCTTGTTGGCTGGTCTATACTGGCCTCACATTGTCTTGAAAATCTTCCTTTCGAGCAGGATGGTGGGGCTGCAGAAGTCCTGCCGACTGAGGAGTGGCTACAAGGCAGTGATTGACGCCTTATTTGAGGAGGTTTGAGGAGATCACTCCTGTTGAAGTCGGGAGAATGGGGTGGTAGGGAGGCAGTGTTGGATCTGACTCCCTAAAGCTCACGCTGTAGAATTCTGATCCAGCAGGCAGCATGGGAGGCCTATGAAACACGAGGACACTCTTATTTAATATTTGGGGTGACATCCAGAAGGCGAGGAGGGCAGTGGTTTGTTTACCTGTGTCCTGTAAGGCTCAGACTGGGAAATGGGGATACCGAAGCCCACTTGGTTTAGGCTGCAAAGCTGTGTGTGCTACTTCATATGACCTGTAACCTCCTGAGTCCTGATAACTGTGATGCTCTGGATACCGTTCCCTTTGAACGTCTGCTCTACAGCCCGGAGATAAATCTGCATTCCCCGTGAAAGCTGATGGTGGACCGGGATGTTATGGTGTGGACTTCGTCCGTCCTTATTCTGACTTCATTTTTATGAGTCAcctatttttctctctattttacCTTTGATTTTGCCTCTCATGGAACTGTGAGCGTGGTGAGAAGTTGCTCCTTCCTGATTGCTTCTCTGGTCTGGAAGCCACAGGAGTTGATGGCTGCAAGGTGCCCAGTGTTCCTTGGGGACAGCATGGCGCTCTGGACCCTGGGAGCAGGCAGTGGAGGTGTGAcaccttatcttttttttttttttttcctttgagacgtagtcttgctctgtcacccaggctggagttcagtggcacaatctcggctcgctgcagcctccacctcccaatttcaatgaagcaattctcctgcctcagcctctgcagtagctgggactacaggcacgtgctaccacacccggctaatttttgtatttttagtagagacggcatcgctatgttggccaggctggtctcgaactcctgacctcaggtgatccacccacctcagcctcccaaagtgctgggattacaggcgtgagccaccacacccagccaacttctttatcttttttcaggAACCTGATGCTCCCTCCAAATCCAAGTCCAGcagttcctcctcttcctctacgTCGTCATCCTCTTCCTCGGATGAAGAGGATGACAGTGATTTAGATGCCAAGAGGGGTCCCCGGGGCCGCGACACCCACCCAGTGCCTCAGAAGAAGGCCCAGATCCTGGTGGCCAAACCCGAGCTGAAGGATCCCATCCGGAAGAAGCGGGGACGAAAGCCCCTGCCCCCAGAGCAGAAGGCAACCCGAAGACCCGTGAGCCTGGCCAAGGTGCTGAAGACCGCCCGGAAGGATCTGGGGGCCCCAGCCAGCAAGCTACCCCCTCCACTCAGCGCCCCCGTGGCAGGCCTGGCAGCTCTGAAGGCCCATGCCAAGGAGGCCTGTGGTAGCCCCAGTGCCATGGCCACCCCAGAGAACCTGGCCAGCCTGATGAAGGGCATGGCCAGTAGCCCTGGCCGGGGTGGCATCAGTTGGCAGAGCTCCATCGTGCATTACATGAACCGCATGACCCAAAGCCAGGCCGCCAGCAGGTTGGCGCTGAAGGCCCAGGCCACCACCAAGTGCGGCCTTGGGCTGGACCTGAAGGTGAGGACGCAGAAAGGGGAGCTGGGAATGAGTCCTCCAGGAAGCAAAATCCCGAAGGCCCCCAGCAGCGGGGCTGTGGAGCAGAAAGTAGGGAGCACAGGGGGTCCCACACACACCCATGGTGCCAGCAGGGTACCTGCTGGGTGCCCAGGCCCTCAGTCAGCACCCACCCAGGAGCTGAGCCTCCAGGTCTTGGACTTGCAAAGTGTCAAGAATGGCATGCCTGGGGTGGGTCTGCTTGCCCGCCATGCCACCGCCACCAAGGGTGTCCCAGCTACCAACCCAGTCCCTGGGAAGGGCACTGGGAGTGGCCTCATTGGGGGCAGCGGGGCTGCCATGCCCACTGACACAAGCAAAAGTGAGAAGCTGGCCTCCAGAGCAGTGGCACCGCCCACCCCTGCCAGCAAGAGGGACTATGTCAAGGGCAGTGCTACCCCCAGTGGGCAGGAGAGCCGCACAGCCCCTGGAGAAGCCCGCAAGGCAGCCACACTGCCGGAGATGAGCGCCGGCGAGGAGAGCAGCAGCTCGGACTCTGACCCGGACTCCGCCTCGCCGCCCAACACTGGTCAGAACCCGTCAGTGTCCGTTCAGACCAGCCAGGACTGGAAGCCCACCCGCAGCCTCATCGAGCATGTCTTTGTCACTGACGTCACTGCCAACCTCATCACCGTCACAGTGAAGGAGTCTCCCACCAGCGTGGGCTTCTTCAACCTGAGGCATTACTGAATCCCCCGCGCTACCAGCTGCCCGGTCTTCCTCCCCTTCGCTGCCTGTGGTTTTGCTTGGCTAACTGACTCCCAGCCCAAGCCCCCTCGAGTCTGGGTTGGGGAGGAGGAGTGGGTGGTCTCCTTGATGGGCAGACTTGGAAGGGGCTTCTCCCCTCATCCTGCCCTGTCCCACGAGGTAGGGCAGGGGGTCTCGCTGCCTTGTTGGTCTCCACCGTGTTCCTACCTCTGCAGGCCTCTTCGCTCTCGCCTCTTGCCTCAGGAAACACAGTGGCACCTGTGGCTCAATGTGACTGTCTTGAACAGAGCAGGCTGCTTCGTGGCTGCGTTTGAACTGCTCCTCACTGGCCTGTGTGACGGCATCACTGCTTTGCTCCCTGTCTTGCAGGGGCTGAGGTGTCAGCTGGGGCATCTGGTGTGTCTCGCTTTCAGCCCTGGGGTGGGCAGAGAGTATTGGGGGTAGGCAAGGCCAGTGGGACTAGTGTTCCCTCCACCTGGTGGGAGCTTTTGGGAGATGGGATGAGCAGGGGCGGGCCTGGCtagcattgcttgaacccgcaGTGGTGAGGTGGGGAGCTTGCCCCTGACAGCTGGGGGCTGGCTGGGGCCTTACTGTGAAAGGACAGTGGCAGGCAGCTAGAGTAGAGCAAGTCCAGGAGCCCTAAAAGGCTGGTTTTGTGGCCATCTAGCCCCAATTCAGGGTGGCATCCACAGCCCCCAAACAGCCTGCGAGCCAgcatgggtggggagggggtggtccCACAGCTAGGTTCCACCCGAAGAGCCTCCACGCCTCGGAGCAGGAGAGGCAGGCTGTGGCTGCCGCCCTCCTTCCTGACCGGGTCCCAAGGAGAAGTGACTCAAGTCCCCTTCCAAACCCAgacccaccccctgccccaggcccacTGAAGCATGTTCCATTTCTAGAAAGCCCAGAGTTCAGTGTCCCAAGGAAAACCCAAAGTGGAGGTGCTCAGGTCCAGGGGAGTCCAGTGGGCAGGAGCCTTGGCAAGCAAGCCCCTCCCTCCACTCTCAGCATCTCCCTTTTGCTAATAAAGGACTGGCTTTGTGCTAATGGCCCACAGACTGCCCCGGAGACCTGGAGGACAGGAGTGCTGGCACTTGCGAGTCGATGGGCCCGTCTGTCGGCTCTGCCCATGCTGCAGGTGTGTGCTGTGGGTCCTGCCTAAGTGGATGAGGCATTCCTTAAGGAATATCACTTTCCCTGACAATCCCCCACACCTTTAGGTGCTCCCTGCTTGGCTCCTTTCCAGCTGAAAAACTATACCTGTACCATTTGGGAAGCTGGACAAATTCTAGGGGACCCACCCGATAGAGGGCCCTGGGAAGCTGAATCTGTCAGCGTTGGCCCTGAGGCCCCTGTTAAGTTTGTGAGCCACCTCTAGGTGGCCACGTCTGGGAGCTACCTTGTATGGCTTCTGACCAGTATCAGGATTTCTGTTCTGAGAGAGCAGCTTGGGCAGAAAGGCAGGGCAGCCCAGAGGTGGCAGCGGCAGGCAATCTGGTCACTGGGTCTTTGTGATGCCAAAAACGGGGGTGGCGTGGTCACTTTGTGTTCCTCTGATTGGATGGAGTCAGCGCGCAGGCATGGGGCTGTATTCCAGTGCCTGACTATAGGGAAGGCTACCCTTCCATGGAGTAGCCCAGACTTCGGGAATGGGCTCTGTTTTCCGGGGGACAGGCCTACCGGACTGCAAGACCCCCCAGTACCTCACCGTGCCAAATAGGAAGAGGTGGCCTTGGTGTAGCCAAATTGATCTTAACAGTGTGCCTTTGGGGATGGACCCATGTCCATGGCTTCATTGAGGGCCAGCccacagtggtggtggtggctgccaCAGGAATGGTGCCCGCCTCGGCGAATTGAAGGGCTGGGGGTCCCACATAGCTAGGCCCGAGCTGGAAGCAGACAGTAAGGAAGAGCTGCCCCCAATGGGAGAGGGAGAAATTCCAGCTCACCGTGCATCCTGGGAGGAGGCATGGATCCTGGCATGATGGGCCTCGGGCACCAGCTTCCTTGTGCCCAGACAGCCAAGCCTGTGACTCTTTCCTGCGGAGCGCTGTGCTACCTTCAACGCTCCAAAGCCAGACTAACAGCTCTCCAAGCCCTTGGGGTGACTCTGTCCTTCCAGGAGCTGTTGGAGAAATGAGGATCTGTCCCTGGCTGCCTGTCCTCCCCAGCAGCCAGGTCTCTCCAGACCCTGATTCGGTGCCTTTCTGCTTACCAGCTACTTCAGTCCCAAAGTTTGAATCTGCAGATACCTTACTCCCAGCCACTTTGCCTTCTTACTGTGTCGTGTGTGTTTCCTGGTGCTTCAAGAGCGTGTGCACGTGTGCAGGGCAAGGGCCACCACTGGGAACTGCACCAAATGCTCAGACTTGGTTGTTTTACGTTTaccaataaataaaagtagactttctatttttatttgctgctatttatgtgtgtgtgtgtttgtgtagctAGGTGTCTGGCACATCTGACAAGATGCATTGTTGCTTTTTTCCCAAAGGTCCCACAGGAACTGTggcagtgtgtatgtgtgtaatggTGTGTTAACCCCATCTTGTTTGCTCCTGTATTGAATAGGAAGCAGTGGCTAGTCTGTCTTCCTTAGAGGTGTtggcatattttcatatgtatatattttgtaccAAAAAAGAGTGTTCCTTGTTTTGGTTACGCTCGAAATTCTGACCTAGTTGGAGAGGGCTCTGGGCCCAGAGCTTTCATTAAGGGGAGACTGGGGGAGGATCAAGCTTTGAACCAAAGCCAATCACTGGcatgatttgtgttttttaattaaaaaaaaaaaaaaatcattcatgcATGCCACTTCTAATTGCTTTCAACTATGGCTGTTTGCTTtcttaaaagagaacaaaagtagATATGTTATTGCCCTAGGAGAGGATCTGTGTTGAAACAGGACAGCAGCCCAGGGCCCACATTTAATTAGGATCAATCAGTTCAAGGAAATGTTTCCCCCAAAAAGCCCCTGATGGTGTGGGGAAAGGGAATGGAGTTGGGGACAGGTAGTGCCTAGACGACCAGATTTTACTCAAGTGCATCCCATGATTCTGTTGATTTTCTAGCATTTTTGGAAAACTAGCAAAGTtgcagagttttttctttttttagactgatgttaatttattttacagGGGAAAGACAGCAAATGGCGTCAGAAGATTTTTGTCCTTTTGTTATCTCTTAGtatatcaataaattttttaaaaaacttttggcCTGGTGTACATCATGAGTGATCCCTGGAAACACAATAGACTctgctcttttcctttcttgaggCAAAATAACTCGTCTGGACATGGGCTGAATACTTGTGGCACAGAAAAATCAAAGCCTGGGAAAGGCTTGGCCGCTTGCAGAGGGTGCAGAAAAACATGTGTTTCCAAGCAAGGGATGGGGGTTTAAGAGTCCATATACCAGTGGTTCACAACAGAGAACAATTTGGCATTGCAGGGGACCCTTGGCAGATCTGGAGGTCTTGGTTGTCACGCTGTGGGGTGGGTGCCATTTGCATATAGTGTGTGGATACCAGAGAAGTGCTGCTGGATGTCCTGAGGTGCACAGGACAGTCTCCATGACAGAAAGAAATGATCTTTCCCAGCGCGTCAGTAGTGCTGAGTTTGAGAGACTGAATtaatgggaaaaatagaaaaaacacaaTGGCAGGGATTGGGGACAGGGGCAGCGTTACCGGCATCTGTTAGgtgaggtcagggatgctgcaaTGTATAATCAACTCATTTTTGAGACTGCTCCCCTTCCAGAGACATTCAAAGTTAAACCAAAACTCTCCCTCTCCCCGCCCCCACAATATCCAGAGAAGCTATGTTGGAAAGCCACTCAACCCCTTGAAGCCACCACATGTGCTAACGCTTTACAAGGAGGCAGCCATAAAATTCCAGAGGAGTCACTGTGAGTTAGAAGCTACTGCAACTCCTAACCCAAGGCTCGCGAAAAAAGAGGTGATTTGCTTATTATAGAACGTTCCCCGACCCCTTAAGGCTTGCACCAACCTCAGCATGAATTTATTCATAAATTCCAGCCTCCAGGGAGGACAGAGTTTCTTTGAAGTGAAGAGGGAAGCTGGGCCTAGATGTTGCGGTCACTGGGTGAAAAGCTACTTGGGGCCAAGGCCTGAGTCTTTTGGTTCAGGAAAGCGTTCCCCCTACAGATGGAAATGTGACCCCCAGCACTAGTCCGCTCCAGGAAGGCCTGCGAATTCGAAATCAGACTGTTGCAGAGAAAGAAGACTGTTGGTGGGCTCTCTTTTGCTGCCTTCGCAAGTCTCtggctgttttgttttggagaaagtGGGCAGGGGCGACCCCAGCGAGCCTGTCCTCTGGCTTATGAGGGCTGCAGAAAGCGGCTGGGACCACCAGGAAGGAGCAAGTTGGCCGAGCAGGGACAGGCGCGGCTCCCGATGCGGAGCCAGGCTTTCCGGAGAGCCCGTTTCTACGGGGATTCGGCCAGACGGGTGCCGGGCCGAGCTCGCTCGGCCTTTGTTAGTTTCTGCGCCGCTGATGTGATCGCCTAATCCAGTGCCCCCTCAGAAGAATAGACTGGGCTGCCGAGGGCCCGGCCCCAAGCCGCCGCGACCTGCCCGCGGGCGCCGGGAGCGATGGATGCGGAGGGGCTGGGAGGACGGTGGTCCGGGCGTGTGGACCTCTCCGTCCTCCCCTCCGCCCTCGTGGATCCAGCGCCAGGGCTCAGGGAGGACGCAGAGGGGCGcccgtggtggtgggcgcccagGCCGTTGGGTGGGGGTTAGATAAGGCTTTCTCAGTTAGGGCTCGCAACCAGAAAGCTACTGGCCCCCCGGGGGTAAGGGGTGGGCGCGGGCGACCCGGGCCGACGCCGCCACCTGTAGAGGGCGCGCGCATCCCACCAAGGTCGGCCGCCGGCCCTTCGGACCGACAAGGGAAAAGCCAGCCGCGTCTCCAGGGTGCCCGGGACTGCATCGCACCACCTGCACCCCCCCGGCCACCTCCGCCTCCGAAGTCTCAGGAGGAAAGCCCCGACCCTGCCCGCAGCCTCTCTCGCCGCGTTCAGGACCCGCGGCTGCGGGCAGCCGCCTTCCACGCTGGACAGCACGTCTCTCGGCCTGGAGGGCTTTTAGATGAGAAGAGGAAACCGGCACAGGAGCCCCAGAGGGCCGGGGCAGATCTGTGCGCCGGCGGCCCGGGCGCACGGCACAGTGCCTAGATCAGGACTGGTGCGAAGCCAGCATCAAAGGGACGGAAAATGAATCCTATCCAACACTCTAGGAAGAGCATGAACCTTCCAACCCAATCAATGTTTGTGCGAGGCCAGGTTTCCCGCCGCGGTGGCCGCACTAGCCGGCCCTGTCCTCGGGACGCAGGCTAACCAGTCCGGCTGGAGGCCGCCACGCACACCTGGTCTCTGCAGTTGTGGGGGACTCCCAGGGAATCTGCCCAGGAAACGGAAACCCGTGAGGGCGCTCCTCAAAGCCGAGGTTGATGGCCAGCGAACCCAAAaaaggggcagggtgggggcccTCCCGTCTGCTTAAGCAAGAGCCCATTCCACCGCCCCACATGCCCAGGAATGGACTCGGAAGGGAGC encodes:
- the CBX2 gene encoding chromobox protein homolog 2, coding for MEELSSVGEQVFAAECILSKRLRKGKLEYLVKWRGWSSKHNSWEPEENILDPRLLLAFQKKEHEKEVQNRKRGKRPRGRPRKLTAMSSCSRRSKLKEPDAPSKSKSSSSSSSSTSSSSSSDEEDDSDLDAKRGPRGRDTHPVPQKKAQILVAKPELKDPIRKKRGRKPLPPEQKATRRPVSLAKVLKTARKDLGAPASKLPPPLSAPVAGLAALKAHAKEACGSPSAMATPENLASLMKGMASSPGRGGISWQSSIVHYMNRMTQSQAASRLALKAQATTKCGLGLDLKVRTQKGELGMSPPGSKIPKAPSSGAVEQKVGSTGGPTHTHGASRVPAGCPGPQSAPTQELSLQVLDLQSVKNGMPGVGLLARHATATKGVPATNPVPGKGTGSGLIGGSGAAMPTDTSKSEKLASRAVAPPTPASKRDYVKGSATPSGQESRTAPGEARKAATLPEMSAGEESSSSDSDPDSASPPNTGQNPSVSVQTSQDWKPTRSLIEHVFVTDVTANLITVTVKESPTSVGFFNLRHY